A window of Campylobacter ureolyticus contains these coding sequences:
- a CDS encoding Rrf2 family transcriptional regulator — MLFTKASEYALLSLIFIAKKDSPQDVDTISKELDISKSFLAKILQNLAKAGILVSYKGANGGFMLAKEDFNLKEIISKTEKHAGSVFECSKSKDECEKSDNCQIWNTFNTLQNQVDDFLETIFLKDIIKEKI, encoded by the coding sequence ATGCTTTTTACAAAAGCCAGCGAGTATGCACTGCTTTCACTTATATTTATAGCTAAAAAAGATAGCCCACAAGATGTAGATACTATATCAAAGGAGCTTGATATTTCAAAAAGCTTTTTAGCTAAAATACTGCAAAATTTAGCAAAAGCTGGAATTTTAGTTTCATATAAAGGTGCAAACGGTGGTTTTATGCTAGCAAAGGAAGATTTTAATCTAAAAGAGATAATTTCCAAAACCGAGAAGCATGCAGGAAGCGTTTTTGAGTGTTCGAAATCGAAAGATGAGTGTGAAAAAAGTGATAATTGCCAAATTTGGAATACTTTTAATACTCTTCAAAACCAAGTAGATGACTTCTTAGAAACAATTTTTTTAAAAGACATAATAAAAGAGAAAATATGA
- the rpsO gene encoding 30S ribosomal protein S15 has product MALDSAKKSEIVAKFAKKENDTGSTEVQIALLTARIQELTSHLQDNPKDFSSRLGLLKIVSRRKKLMKYLKDKDYDRYTKIVSELGLRDR; this is encoded by the coding sequence ATGGCTTTGGATTCGGCAAAGAAATCAGAAATAGTTGCGAAATTCGCTAAAAAAGAGAACGATACAGGTTCAACAGAAGTTCAAATAGCACTTTTAACAGCTAGAATACAAGAACTTACTTCTCACTTACAAGATAATCCTAAGGATTTCTCATCAAGACTTGGTCTTTTGAAAATTGTAAGCAGAAGAAAAAAACTTATGAAATATCTAAAAGATAAAGATTACGATAGATATACAAAAATTGTATCTGAACTTGGTTTAAGAGATAGATAA